From Gimesia panareensis, the proteins below share one genomic window:
- a CDS encoding efflux RND transporter periplasmic adaptor subunit, with amino-acid sequence MLPIIILGIGGGSMVVLKAMKQEPEQQEKLLQETAPLVSTETIHLSDSGVTITVDGIVVPSREVKLAAEVAGKVLFTKDGCKVGNLVYKAPLQERQAGGRDNLMIEIDPENYQLEVKRLTQELAQAQNAIDELEVEIDNAKAMIDLAHEEVLLQKSQLSRVEKLRTRNVVSDTEYEEAKRGELAARNALQKLTNEADLLRARRQRMMHARDLVEVQLSRAKLDLTRTKIYSPINGVIVVDSVEKDGYVKVGDPLVTIEDTSSVEVRSNLRMEELYQLWQYAAQTAQKNRDQKTKALSLEKSGSQADNKTRHDLGYQLPQLPVKVSYEIGGRKFVWDGRLSRYDGIGLDEKTRTVPCRIVVSDPRPSNILVNGQPASQVVGAPPLARGMYVSIDIPLKGNVSLLEIPETAIRPGNLVWIVRNGKLHAEKIRVIDTSNDQLLVELGASGIKPGDQVVTSPLGVANEGMLVREGEAK; translated from the coding sequence ATGCTGCCGATCATCATTCTCGGAATTGGAGGTGGCAGTATGGTTGTTCTCAAGGCAATGAAGCAGGAGCCGGAACAACAGGAAAAACTGCTGCAAGAGACGGCTCCCCTGGTCTCTACCGAAACCATTCACCTCTCCGATTCCGGTGTCACCATCACTGTCGATGGGATTGTCGTTCCCTCGCGTGAAGTAAAACTGGCGGCAGAGGTCGCCGGGAAAGTCCTGTTTACTAAGGATGGCTGCAAAGTCGGGAATCTGGTGTATAAAGCCCCGCTCCAGGAGCGACAGGCGGGGGGCAGAGATAATCTGATGATTGAGATCGATCCGGAAAACTATCAGCTGGAGGTCAAGCGACTGACGCAGGAACTGGCGCAGGCACAGAATGCGATCGATGAACTGGAAGTGGAAATCGACAATGCGAAGGCGATGATCGATCTGGCCCACGAAGAGGTCCTGTTGCAGAAAAGTCAGTTGAGTCGGGTCGAAAAGTTACGTACCCGGAATGTCGTCTCGGATACGGAGTATGAGGAAGCCAAGCGGGGAGAACTGGCCGCGCGCAATGCCCTGCAGAAGCTGACCAACGAAGCCGATCTGCTTCGGGCCCGCCGCCAGCGCATGATGCACGCCCGCGATCTTGTCGAAGTACAGCTGTCTCGGGCGAAACTGGATTTGACCCGCACGAAGATTTATTCTCCCATCAATGGTGTGATCGTTGTGGATTCTGTGGAGAAGGACGGATATGTTAAAGTCGGCGATCCCCTGGTCACCATTGAAGACACTTCCTCAGTGGAAGTACGTTCCAACCTGCGGATGGAAGAGCTCTATCAGCTCTGGCAGTATGCAGCTCAAACTGCGCAAAAGAACAGAGATCAGAAAACGAAAGCGCTGTCTCTCGAGAAGTCGGGTAGTCAGGCTGATAACAAAACCAGACATGATCTGGGATATCAACTGCCTCAGTTACCAGTCAAGGTAAGCTATGAAATCGGAGGAAGAAAATTTGTCTGGGACGGCAGGCTCTCCCGCTATGATGGTATCGGGCTGGATGAGAAAACACGCACCGTCCCTTGCCGGATTGTCGTCTCTGACCCCCGGCCATCCAACATTCTGGTCAATGGGCAACCTGCCAGCCAGGTGGTTGGCGCTCCACCGCTCGCGCGGGGCATGTATGTGTCGATAGATATTCCACTTAAGGGGAATGTTTCACTGCTGGAGATTCCGGAGACTGCGATTCGACCCGGTAATCTGGTCTGGATCGTCCGGAACGGGAAGTTGCACGCGGAAAAGATTCGTGTGATAGATACCAGCAATGATCAGCTACTGGTGGAACTGGGCGCATCAGGGATCAAGCCCGGGGATCAGGTTGTGACCTCTCCACTGGGTGTGGCGAATGAAGGCATGCTGGTCCGCGAAGGAGAGGCGAAATGA
- a CDS encoding efflux RND transporter permease subunit: protein MKSVIKWAINNSPAMNTLMVTVLGVGLVSLMFMRREVFPEFELEIILVAVPYPGASPDEVEEGICQKMEEAVRAIDGIKKITSIASEGSGSLVLELRADVPDVQKILNEVRSEIDRIPSFPELAEDPEIQQITFRQVAIEVAVIGPGNEDANSELELREVTEAIRDDLLQLKSVSQANIAGARDYQIDIEIPEATLRKYGLTLQDVARTVRRENLELPGGKMNTTSQVLLVRGKNKHLIGREIEKIPLVTEPGGVVLTVDDLGNVHDEFADTTMISEINGKPAMSIAVERTSQEDLLAIVEEVREFVKNTKLPDGYTLKLWKDQSIDVRDRMELLSRNGLQGLILVFITLAIFLELRLAFWVALGIPISMFGACIVLYYTGQTLNMLSMFAFLMALGIIVDDAIVVGENIYEHRQMGKSFVVAAVDGAAEVLPSVCASVTTTIIAFAPLLFVSGIMGKFIAVMPIAVIAMLIISLLESTFILPCHLAHGKVSESGGREGESEGFVGRKLNAFIEKCYTPVLKASLNYPSSTLAVAAALMLISAGLIMGGFAPFNLFPKTDFRMIEAIVEFPDGTPQSITDAATRKIQQDFLDLDQEYQQQHGNSLVKLTRRNVGFGTREESGARLGGTVEGSHIGKVSIEIVEAEERTLGSEELLERWRERVGEVPGVDRLTFKSPSMGPGGKPIEFKLLSDANHLAELEAAVEDCKRELETYPGVKDVNDDSSPGKWEFQIKIKDKARAMGVPLADVAETVRATYYGEEVMRLQRGRHEVKLMVRYPEDERRSLMSFDDIRIRTGDGAERPLTELADVAVKRGYSEINRIDQQRSITVYSDLNEKEGNAREIVKSLKKPGGFMEELAAKYPNVRVRWEGQQEQTNESVNSLIIGLMIALASMFALLTIEFRSYIQPLIILGIIPFGIIGAVFGHAILGMELTLFSLFGLVALTGVVVNDSIVLIDFINHRVADGLPLKEALIDAGRRRFRPVLLTSMTTIVGLAPILKETSFQAQIIIPMAASLIFGLMLATVLVLFLIPTYYYLYARFMGAQPNEPWYDKMDGKHEGTGYNDSELQHSGAAPLQA from the coding sequence ATGAAGTCGGTCATAAAATGGGCCATCAACAACTCTCCTGCAATGAATACTTTGATGGTCACGGTGCTGGGGGTTGGCCTGGTGTCGCTGATGTTCATGCGGCGGGAGGTCTTTCCCGAGTTTGAACTGGAAATCATCCTGGTTGCGGTTCCCTATCCGGGGGCCAGCCCCGACGAGGTCGAAGAGGGGATCTGCCAGAAAATGGAAGAAGCCGTCCGCGCGATTGACGGCATCAAGAAGATCACTTCCATCGCCAGCGAAGGTTCGGGATCCCTGGTACTCGAACTCCGTGCCGATGTTCCTGACGTACAGAAGATATTGAACGAGGTCCGCTCCGAAATTGATCGTATCCCCAGTTTTCCGGAGCTGGCAGAAGATCCGGAAATTCAGCAGATCACGTTTCGGCAGGTGGCGATTGAAGTCGCAGTCATTGGCCCAGGGAATGAAGATGCAAACAGCGAGCTGGAACTGCGCGAGGTGACTGAGGCGATCCGGGATGATCTCCTGCAGCTGAAGTCGGTTTCGCAGGCTAACATTGCCGGTGCGCGTGATTATCAGATTGATATCGAAATTCCAGAAGCCACCCTGCGGAAATATGGTCTGACACTGCAGGACGTGGCCCGCACGGTGCGGCGGGAGAACCTGGAACTGCCGGGGGGCAAGATGAATACCACATCCCAGGTGCTGCTGGTGCGGGGGAAAAACAAACATCTGATCGGTAGAGAGATTGAAAAGATTCCGCTGGTGACTGAACCGGGGGGAGTGGTTCTGACCGTCGATGACCTGGGAAATGTGCATGATGAATTCGCTGATACTACGATGATCAGTGAGATCAACGGGAAGCCGGCGATGTCGATTGCCGTCGAACGCACGTCCCAGGAAGACCTGCTGGCGATTGTCGAAGAGGTTCGGGAGTTTGTCAAAAATACGAAGCTCCCGGACGGGTACACACTGAAACTCTGGAAGGATCAGTCGATCGATGTCCGAGATCGGATGGAGTTGTTGAGCAGAAATGGTTTGCAGGGGCTGATTCTGGTGTTTATTACCCTGGCGATCTTCCTGGAACTGCGGTTGGCGTTCTGGGTGGCACTGGGGATTCCGATATCGATGTTCGGAGCGTGCATCGTGTTGTATTACACGGGGCAGACTTTGAATATGCTGTCGATGTTCGCCTTTCTGATGGCACTGGGGATCATCGTCGATGATGCGATCGTGGTGGGGGAGAATATCTACGAGCACCGGCAGATGGGCAAGTCATTTGTGGTCGCGGCCGTTGATGGGGCTGCCGAAGTGCTGCCTTCGGTCTGCGCGTCGGTAACGACGACGATTATCGCGTTCGCCCCGTTGCTGTTTGTCTCCGGGATCATGGGCAAGTTTATTGCTGTGATGCCGATTGCCGTGATTGCGATGCTGATCATTTCGCTGCTGGAAAGTACGTTCATTCTGCCTTGTCACCTGGCGCATGGGAAAGTTTCGGAGTCCGGGGGCAGGGAGGGAGAGTCAGAAGGTTTTGTGGGACGGAAACTGAATGCGTTCATTGAGAAATGTTATACGCCGGTGTTGAAGGCTTCGTTGAACTACCCCAGTTCCACCCTGGCGGTGGCGGCAGCGTTGATGCTGATCTCAGCCGGATTGATCATGGGTGGGTTTGCCCCGTTCAATCTGTTCCCCAAGACGGACTTTCGCATGATTGAAGCAATCGTGGAATTTCCCGATGGGACTCCGCAGTCGATCACTGATGCAGCCACGCGCAAGATTCAGCAGGACTTTCTGGATCTGGATCAGGAGTATCAGCAGCAACATGGTAATTCCCTGGTCAAGCTGACACGACGCAATGTTGGCTTTGGGACCCGGGAAGAGTCGGGCGCCCGTCTGGGCGGAACTGTCGAAGGGAGTCATATCGGCAAGGTCAGTATCGAGATTGTCGAAGCGGAAGAACGGACTCTGGGGAGTGAAGAACTTCTGGAACGCTGGCGTGAACGTGTGGGGGAAGTTCCCGGCGTGGACCGGCTGACATTCAAATCTCCCTCGATGGGGCCGGGCGGAAAGCCGATTGAGTTTAAACTGTTGTCCGATGCGAATCACCTGGCGGAACTCGAGGCTGCGGTCGAAGACTGCAAACGGGAACTGGAGACCTATCCGGGGGTCAAAGATGTGAATGATGATTCCAGTCCCGGTAAGTGGGAGTTTCAGATCAAAATCAAGGACAAAGCGCGTGCGATGGGAGTCCCTCTCGCCGATGTGGCAGAAACGGTGCGGGCGACCTACTATGGCGAGGAAGTCATGCGGCTGCAGCGCGGTCGGCATGAAGTCAAGTTGATGGTCCGTTATCCGGAAGACGAACGACGCTCGTTGATGAGCTTTGACGATATTCGCATCCGGACCGGTGATGGTGCAGAGCGTCCTTTGACCGAACTGGCGGATGTGGCCGTCAAACGTGGATATTCTGAAATCAACCGGATCGATCAGCAGCGATCGATAACGGTCTATTCCGACCTGAATGAAAAAGAGGGGAATGCCCGTGAGATCGTCAAGTCCCTGAAAAAGCCGGGCGGGTTCATGGAAGAACTGGCGGCAAAATATCCGAATGTCCGGGTCCGCTGGGAAGGTCAGCAGGAGCAGACGAATGAATCGGTGAACAGTCTGATAATCGGGTTGATGATCGCACTGGCTTCGATGTTTGCGCTGCTGACAATTGAATTCCGGTCTTATATCCAGCCGCTGATTATTCTGGGAATCATTCCTTTTGGAATTATCGGTGCGGTATTTGGCCATGCCATCCTGGGAATGGAGTTAACACTGTTTTCCTTGTTTGGGCTGGTGGCTCTGACCGGGGTGGTGGTGAATGATTCGATCGTACTGATCGACTTTATTAACCACCGTGTTGCCGACGGTCTACCTTTGAAGGAAGCGCTGATCGATGCAGGTCGCCGCCGCTTTCGCCCCGTATTGTTAACTTCCATGACCACCATTGTGGGGCTGGCGCCCATTTTGAAAGAGACGTCCTTTCAGGCCCAGATTATTATTCCGATGGCGGCCAGCCTGATTTTTGGTCTGATGCTGGCGACTGTGCTCGTCTTATTCCTGATTCCGACATACTATTACCTGTATGCCCGATTTATGGGTGCGCAGCCAAACGAACCCTGGTACGACAAAATGGATGGAAAGCACGAGGGAACGGGCTATAATGACAGTGAATTGCAGCACTCAGGAGCTGCTCCACTACAGGCTTAA
- a CDS encoding Gfo/Idh/MocA family protein has translation MTDKVRIGIIGAGAVSDYHHVPGINIDPRAELVSICDPNSELLAQRQSDWGNTKATTNFQEMADDPDVDAVIIATPNFTHHEIALACIKGGKHVMCEKPLGLNYTESAEMYRAARDANVRHMTAFTYRFAPSMRYVKHLVESGALGMPRHFRSQRFLDWPESSWGWRQSKKLAGAGDLFDMTIHRIDFAQDLLGPIKSICGAVAQFVPRDKTADGQPCEPSEVDDWSSLIGQFKNGAVGVWEGSTLMKGYHNDGFGYEWAEVNGSEGSAAYQLTDPNNILIGKPGQTMEKLPVPEEYLVIEGSPRDPHAGVPSTVFRYDLVYEFVSAIVEERDAIPGFDHGASAQLIADSVLESFDKRTWIDINCDL, from the coding sequence ATGACAGACAAAGTTCGTATCGGAATCATCGGAGCCGGCGCGGTCTCCGACTACCACCATGTCCCAGGCATCAACATCGATCCCCGTGCCGAGCTGGTCTCAATCTGTGATCCGAATTCCGAACTGCTGGCGCAGCGGCAGAGCGACTGGGGAAACACCAAAGCCACCACAAACTTCCAGGAAATGGCGGACGATCCTGATGTCGACGCCGTCATCATCGCCACTCCGAATTTCACACACCACGAAATTGCACTCGCCTGCATCAAAGGCGGCAAACATGTGATGTGCGAAAAACCGCTGGGCCTGAATTACACGGAATCCGCGGAAATGTACCGGGCTGCCCGTGACGCCAACGTGCGCCACATGACTGCCTTCACCTATCGTTTTGCTCCTTCCATGCGTTACGTCAAACACCTGGTGGAATCCGGCGCTCTGGGCATGCCCCGCCACTTCCGCAGCCAGCGGTTCCTCGACTGGCCGGAATCCAGCTGGGGCTGGCGTCAAAGCAAAAAACTCGCCGGTGCTGGTGACCTGTTTGACATGACGATTCACCGCATCGATTTCGCACAGGACCTGCTGGGGCCAATCAAGAGTATTTGTGGCGCTGTCGCCCAGTTTGTCCCCCGCGACAAAACCGCCGACGGACAACCCTGTGAACCGTCTGAAGTCGATGACTGGTCATCACTGATCGGCCAGTTCAAAAATGGTGCCGTCGGAGTCTGGGAAGGCAGTACGCTGATGAAAGGTTACCACAACGACGGGTTCGGCTACGAATGGGCCGAGGTCAACGGGTCTGAAGGCTCCGCCGCATATCAGTTGACTGATCCTAACAACATTCTGATCGGCAAACCGGGCCAGACGATGGAAAAACTGCCTGTCCCCGAAGAATACCTGGTGATTGAAGGCAGCCCGCGCGACCCGCATGCCGGCGTGCCCAGTACCGTTTTCCGCTACGACCTGGTTTACGAGTTCGTCTCAGCCATCGTGGAAGAACGCGACGCCATCCCCGGTTTTGACCATGGCGCATCTGCCCAGCTCATTGCCGATTCCGTGCTGGAATCATTCGACAAACGAACCTGGATCGACATCAACTGCGATCTCTAA
- a CDS encoding DUF6268 family outer membrane beta-barrel protein, with product MFNQSRQAVLLMLVCGALSLWGTVNSCFAQSRSTILGPREASGYSPLPQRHQTIFMPRDEQDIQQISQSPQIPDVLDAESKEALGIPPQLLKEDRIWAEPDEECVDCETFVPMLAHKSATGSMTWLPGNDDNLGIFTLYLSETVDLPRLEGFTITPRFGVHYLDGPVRTDLPARVYDTSVSFRWFNKVNEKWSYELEVAPGVYSDFKSVTSDSVRITGKGLAYYVHSRAKQFVMGVVYLDREDILMLPAAGMIMWFSEGSRLELIFPKPKFTYRIEKDDDKERWAFLAGEFGGGSWAIRRSPGGVDDIVTYSDLRLIGGLETKHTNGKISQLEVGFVFNRSLEYQSNIGNYKPSPTAMLRYQLTF from the coding sequence ATGTTCAATCAGTCTCGCCAGGCTGTATTACTGATGCTGGTCTGCGGTGCGCTCAGTCTGTGGGGGACTGTGAATTCGTGTTTTGCACAAAGCCGATCAACAATTCTCGGTCCACGGGAAGCGTCCGGGTACTCGCCGTTGCCACAACGACACCAGACGATTTTCATGCCCCGGGATGAGCAGGATATTCAGCAGATCAGTCAGTCGCCCCAGATTCCTGATGTGCTGGATGCGGAGTCCAAAGAGGCCCTGGGGATTCCTCCTCAATTGCTGAAAGAGGATCGTATCTGGGCGGAGCCGGATGAGGAGTGTGTGGATTGTGAAACATTCGTGCCGATGCTGGCTCACAAGAGTGCCACTGGATCGATGACCTGGTTGCCAGGAAATGATGATAACCTCGGGATCTTTACATTGTATCTCTCGGAGACAGTCGATCTGCCTCGCCTGGAAGGGTTCACGATCACGCCGCGCTTTGGCGTGCATTACCTGGACGGCCCCGTGCGGACCGATTTACCGGCACGGGTGTATGACACCTCGGTCTCATTTCGCTGGTTCAATAAGGTCAATGAAAAATGGTCGTATGAACTGGAGGTCGCTCCCGGCGTCTACAGTGACTTCAAGAGTGTCACTTCGGACTCCGTGCGAATTACCGGTAAGGGACTGGCATATTATGTTCATTCCCGCGCCAAGCAGTTTGTGATGGGGGTTGTCTATCTGGACCGTGAAGACATTCTGATGCTGCCGGCTGCAGGGATGATCATGTGGTTCAGCGAAGGTTCCCGGCTGGAGTTGATCTTTCCGAAGCCGAAATTCACCTACCGTATTGAAAAGGACGATGACAAAGAACGCTGGGCTTTTCTCGCGGGTGAATTCGGAGGGGGATCCTGGGCCATTCGGCGCAGTCCTGGTGGTGTCGATGACATCGTGACCTACAGCGATCTGCGCCTCATTGGTGGCCTGGAAACCAAGCACACCAATGGGAAGATCAGTCAGCTGGAAGTGGGTTTCGTATTTAATCGCAGTTTGGAATATCAGTCGAATATCGGCAACTACAAACCATCTCCCACCGCCATGCTGCGGTACCAGCTGACGTTCTGA
- a CDS encoding TetR/AcrR family transcriptional regulator — translation MSSVDVRKRLLEAAGPVFSEKGFEKATVREICQKADVNVASVNYYFGDKEQLYLDVICLAKEMGVSRAPLPGWAPDTLPEQKLRDWVITLVRRMLGTGELSWSNHLIMREVLRPTKACEHLIQELFRPFVNVADAILLEMLGEDVPAYRRMQCIFSIAAQCQFYRVSGGMVSLMLGQEEQEIHYNTERLIEHILQFSLAAIKNLKQEFDGSVMESSSTFHKI, via the coding sequence ATGTCATCTGTCGATGTGCGAAAACGTTTGCTGGAAGCAGCGGGGCCTGTTTTTTCGGAAAAGGGCTTCGAAAAGGCGACGGTACGCGAAATCTGCCAGAAGGCAGATGTCAATGTGGCGAGTGTGAACTACTACTTCGGAGACAAGGAGCAACTGTATCTGGATGTGATCTGCCTGGCAAAGGAGATGGGGGTTTCTCGTGCACCGCTGCCGGGATGGGCACCAGATACGCTCCCCGAACAAAAGTTACGTGACTGGGTCATTACCCTGGTGCGACGGATGCTGGGCACGGGCGAACTTTCCTGGAGTAACCATCTGATAATGCGGGAAGTCCTGCGTCCGACCAAAGCCTGCGAACATCTGATTCAGGAGTTGTTTCGGCCCTTCGTCAATGTTGCTGATGCAATTCTGCTGGAAATGCTAGGTGAAGATGTGCCCGCCTATCGGCGGATGCAGTGTATTTTCAGTATCGCGGCCCAGTGTCAGTTCTATCGTGTTTCAGGGGGGATGGTCAGCCTGATGCTGGGGCAGGAAGAACAGGAGATTCACTACAACACTGAGCGGCTGATTGAGCACATCCTGCAGTTCTCACTGGCTGCGATTAAAAACCTGAAACAGGAATTCGATGGATCCGTTATGGAATCTTCTTCGACTTTTCACAAGATCTGA
- a CDS encoding CCA tRNA nucleotidyltransferase gives MKHTEPYQAAVEVVRKLRDAGFQALWAGGCVRDLQLGKEPKDYDVATNALPDEVRHLFGKRHTLAVGASFGVIIVRGHQPDCDVEVATFRTEGPYLDGRRPEHVHFTTAEEDAQRRDFTINGMFYDPINDSIFDYVGGKSDLQQHIIRAIGNPLERMQEDKLRLLRAIRFTATLRFRLDEDTFHAIQTMAEQITVVSPERIAEEMRKMLLHPNREYAMELACSAGLLKPVIPELASLWETEGSLSLWQQTLKRLEILQTHHFETAFAALLLDLPVANDQQRLETVYQICKQLRFSNHELNLVHWLIEQRESLQGASSFSLSRLKRLLAHPDFPFLIELVEADLRSRNQSLADLEFCRQYRDHTPIEVLNPPPLLTGNDLIAAGIKSGPQFKELLTQIQDAQLEERIHTQADAQALLEQLIKHK, from the coding sequence ATGAAACACACTGAACCCTATCAGGCAGCAGTTGAGGTAGTACGCAAACTCCGAGACGCCGGCTTTCAGGCACTCTGGGCAGGGGGCTGCGTCCGCGACCTGCAGTTGGGCAAAGAACCTAAAGACTACGATGTGGCTACCAACGCCCTGCCCGACGAAGTCCGTCATCTGTTCGGCAAACGTCACACTCTCGCGGTCGGCGCGAGCTTTGGAGTTATCATCGTGCGTGGCCACCAGCCAGACTGTGATGTCGAGGTCGCGACATTTCGCACAGAAGGTCCTTATCTCGACGGAAGGCGTCCTGAACACGTCCACTTCACCACAGCCGAAGAAGACGCCCAACGCCGCGATTTCACAATCAACGGCATGTTTTATGATCCGATCAATGATTCCATCTTTGACTACGTCGGCGGTAAATCGGACCTTCAGCAGCACATTATCCGTGCCATCGGTAACCCGCTGGAACGGATGCAGGAAGACAAACTGCGCCTGCTCCGTGCCATCCGCTTCACCGCCACACTCCGCTTCCGCCTCGACGAAGATACGTTCCACGCCATTCAGACGATGGCAGAGCAAATCACTGTCGTCAGCCCCGAACGCATCGCGGAAGAGATGCGCAAAATGCTGCTGCATCCAAATCGCGAGTATGCCATGGAGCTCGCCTGCTCTGCCGGACTGCTGAAACCAGTCATTCCAGAGCTGGCCTCCCTCTGGGAGACAGAAGGCAGTCTTTCACTCTGGCAGCAGACCCTGAAGCGGCTGGAGATCCTGCAAACACACCACTTTGAGACCGCCTTTGCCGCCCTGCTGCTGGATCTGCCCGTTGCCAATGATCAGCAGCGACTGGAGACGGTCTACCAGATTTGCAAACAACTCCGTTTTTCCAATCATGAGCTCAACCTGGTACACTGGTTGATTGAACAGCGGGAAAGCCTGCAGGGAGCATCTTCCTTCTCGCTCTCACGGCTGAAGCGTCTGCTGGCGCATCCAGACTTCCCGTTTCTGATCGAACTGGTTGAAGCAGACCTGCGTTCCCGGAATCAGTCCCTGGCAGACCTTGAATTTTGCCGCCAGTATCGTGATCATACTCCCATTGAGGTCTTGAATCCCCCGCCACTGCTTACGGGCAATGATCTGATCGCCGCCGGCATCAAGTCAGGGCCCCAGTTCAAAGAGCTCTTAACTCAAATTCAGGACGCCCAGCTGGAAGAACGCATCCACACTCAGGCAGACGCACAGGCGCTGCTTGAACAACTGATCAAACATAAATAA
- a CDS encoding DUF6800 family protein → MGRVEKGRELASRRSRKAKLKKLREKFAKAKDASEKEQIQEKVRKISPFTVLEESA, encoded by the coding sequence ATGGGACGTGTTGAAAAAGGGCGTGAATTAGCTTCGCGTCGCAGCCGGAAAGCCAAACTGAAAAAACTCCGGGAAAAGTTCGCGAAAGCCAAGGACGCTTCTGAAAAAGAACAGATTCAGGAGAAAGTCCGCAAGATCAGCCCCTTCACGGTGCTTGAAGAATCTGCCTGA